The stretch of DNA TTCGTGTGGTGAAATACATATTAATTCAGTTGATTCCAAAGCGTCGTCGCTCGAAATAACGATATCCTCAAGAAGTTGGTTTTGGAGGCTAAGCGCGAGTACGAGAAAGACGCCGAACACCGTGTTCATATTTTCATGGCTGATACGTAAGTGGTCATAAATCTTAAGTGCTATTGTTAGCTCCAAATTAACACTGTTCGTTAATGAAGGACTTATGGATGCTGGCGCTGGAATGGGGCTAGGCAAAAAAGGCCAATGAGCTCAATTGTCCTCCAGCCAGGAGTCAAGGATATGCTTCTCGCGGACTGCAAGGATTTCCTGTGTTCAGAGGAATGGTAAGTTATCGCCGGCTCTGTCTAATAATGATATATCTCACTGTCGCCTGTTCATTGCCCCAGGTATGCGGAGAGAGGTATGCCTCTTCAAGTCTAATTGATCATAACATTCTGATGGCTATGTCAAGGTATTCCTTTCAGGAGAGGTTATCTCTTGCACGGGGTACCGGGAAGGTAAGTTACTTTCCGGTCCATGGCGCCTGTGACCTCATATATTCCCATGTAGTGGCAAGACATCGCTCATCCACTCGCTGGCCGGTGAACTTGGCTTGGACATTTATGTCGTCTCATTATCGTCCAAGGGGTAAGATTATGGTCACTACTACTCATCTATAGGCTAACACCGTGCTCAATAGAATGAGCGACAATACTTTGACAACTCTGATGGGAAATGTACCTTCCAGGTCCGTATGCAATTTATCGTTCCCAAGTAACAACGTGTATATTTATGCCAATCTGGACCATAGATGTAttctccttttggaagaTTTGGACGCCGCTTTCACTCGCTCAGTCTCCCGTGACTCTAACTCTACCGGTGCACCCACTGCAGCCACATCGAAAGAGGCGAAAGAGGCTGCCGAAACCACGGATGGATCTACGCTGAGCTTGAGTGGTCTTCTCAACAGTTTAGACGGTGTGGCAGCGGCTGAGGGACGGTGGGTCGCTCCACGCTTCCAAAATTAAATCCGCATATCTGATGTTTCCCATTCTAGGCTGCTTTTTGCCACCACAAATCACATAGAGCGTTTGGACCCTGCGCTCAGCCGTCCCGGACGTATGGACGTTTGGGTTAACTTCACTCATGCCACAAAGTGGCAAGCAGAGGGAATTTTCAAATGTTTCTTCCCTTATAAACCCTCTACGCCCGCTACCGCTACGTCACAGGATTCTAGCACTCCTAAGGATCCCTCTCAGCAGAATCTACCCCTGCCCAAGCGCAAGGCATTCAAGCATGCTATTCCTCTCCTAACCGAAGAAGAAATTTCTGAACTTGCTAAACGTTTTGCCGAAGCCATCCCTGAAGATGAACTCAGCGTATGGCTATTTTTGTTCCTATTTTAATATCCAAACAAATTAATAATAACTTGATGCTCAGGTCGCCGGTCTTCAAGGTTACCTGCTGAAAAACAAGACTCGCCCAAGGGAATGTGTAGATGAAGTTGGCGAATGGGTTATTCAAGAGAGGGAGACTCGCGAGAAgctgaagaaggagaaggccGAGGTTGGTGTGGGAATCTCTTTTTGTACTTACTGTTACTGACTCCACGCCATTCTAAATAGCGCGAggcaaaggagaagaaagaagccGAGGAGGCAGCCAAAAAAGAGGTACTGTAAAGATTCTCCATAACCAACCGCATACGACTGATACCGTGGTCTTCTGcagaaggaagagaaagaggctAAAGAGGTGACCACACAGTGATACCCCAAATTTTGGAATGCTTTGACTgacttctttcttttcacgGACAAtcagaaagaagagaaggagacCAAAGAGGTGCGCAATCCTACCAATTAAATACCGATATGCCCGACACTGACCTCCGCGCTTTTAGAAACTTGAAAGGAAAGAGCGGGCAAAGGCGAAAAAGGCCCGCGAAGCCACGAAGAGTGATTCTTCTCAAGCCACCTCGACTTCATCTACTGAACAAACCGCTCCAACAGCCACTACCACTGGGGAGGCCGCATCTGAAGCTacgtcatcttcctccagTTCTGAATCGGAGACGACAACCGGCGTCGATGCCGATACTGAAGAAAGCGTCACATcggaggaggacgagggcGAGAAGTCGACAACGGAGGAGGAttcaaagaaagagaaatggGTAGCTGTCAAACCCTCCTCTTCTACCTCGACCCCCGCGACGCCTGCACCTGCTACCGATGCCGCCCCGTGAAAACTCACTTCCAGACTCGAGTTTTATATCGCGAGGTTGGGCTGGGATTGTCTTAGCTTTTTATTTCTTCCACACAAACGCGCCGCTCCCTCACTGGTTTATCGTGTGCTCTCTGTCTTCTCGTCTCTGCCTCTTGCTGGGTTCTAGCGTGTTCAGTGTTCGTGACTGTCTTCTCATATTTCTAGCATTATGTTAAGAATACATGGAGGATTGGGTTGTTCTGGGGGTTTGAAGGTCTCGTCACCGAGTTGGGATATTGACTCATCCTACTCTTGACCTTTACCCGCAGAGCGTGCCCGTCCGTCCTTTCTTTACCATTACATACAAGCTCGTGTAGTAGTGTTTTCGAGAAAGATGATCGAATGATTCTTAGATGATTATTCATGATGATTAAACCAGTATGAAAGGTAAAAGTGCGATGGTCGTGAAAAAGGTAACTATTAGACATATTAGAGTGAGAATAacaggaagaggatgaaagaTAACATTGCATGTCCATAcataattttcttttttgattCTAATGCACACCACTAACAGCCTCTTTCAAAATCTATGTCGACTTCAAGCCAACGTCTGAAAGCGTTTTGAATGCCTCCTTATAAGCATCCAATAAGGCCTTGACCCTCGTCCTCTCCGCCACCAACGCCTCGTCTTCGTTGAGCATCTCGGCGAACAATTCAGGCTTGTACAACGATGCAACGAGACGGTTCTGGACCTGCTGCGCCGTGTGATTGACAAGGAAGTGCATAATAGCTTTTGGAATGATATCCTGAATGCTTTGCCGCACGATGTTGAAGTATGAAGTGATAAGAGATCGAATCAGTTGAGTCTCCATCTCTTCTCGTACGGTCAACTGAGTTCCGTCGGCTGGGACCTGTAAACGTCGAGCGTCAGCGAATGTCATGGAAACAAACGGTTATGGAGGGGAGAATTCCCCAAAAATCAATACTTCAAATCCCCAGGTATACGGAGAAAAGAATTCATGAGGCAAAAAACTCACAGCTTCAATATGTCTACCGAGGCTCTTCATGTCGTAGGCCGCACTATTCCCATCAATACCACGCTTTCCAGCCATGAGCCCACTTGACATAGAAGGCTCCGTACCAGAGACATCCCGCCCAATAGGCACAAAAGGCGCAGGCTCTGTAATACCATGACCATGGTGTCCCTGACCCTGGCCATGCGACACACGATCCACACTTGATCCAGCAAGTGGCCCTGGCCCATTTTGTCCAAAGAAGTAGTTCAGGAATGTCTCCCTCGCTGACCCAGATGGCGGTGACGAGCCTCCGTTCATACCGACGTTGTGTCCTCCAAACGCCGACGATGGtctactgctgctgctgatttGCTGATTCTGGTGCTGTTGGTGTCCGCCATGAGACGAGCGCCCTGTCCGTGTTTTTGACGATGAGCGCTTGGCGATGCCCTGGCTTCCACCTACAATAGACGAGCCATTCGCTGATATAGTTGTCCGTGAGCGATCGTGAAGGGTGGAAGATACAGAACGCCCATCTCTAGGAGGGAAGATACCATTTGGACCATTAATTGGGTCGTCGGAAacgtcctcctcgtcgtcttcaggAGATCCTGCGTGGCCGTTGATTGGCTCAGTGGACTGTGGCTAGAAAGAAAGTTCAATACACCGTTCTTGGTTGATACTGTGAACAATGACTGACCCTTTGCGTAATCTGGGGTCTTGAGGGCTGGTAGGATTGCTCAGCGGCTGTGGCAGAACCTGATATGAAGGCGGGATGATTGGTGTTAATATACGCCGCCTGGATCTCAATTAAGCTCTGAGCATATTCCGAAGTTGGGCCTAGCCGTTCTCGAAGAAGTTCAGAGACAACCTCAATCAACTGAGAATGAAGCCTCGGGAAGCGTGCTAGCTCCTACAAGAACGTCGTGAGTAAGGAGAAGTTCCGTAGTAAAATAAACTTACGGTGCTGGTACAGTTATGGCAAATTTTGACCAATTCCTCGTAAACCAGCTCAACACATCTTAAACTAGGGGCTTCGAGCAGCTTTATCTGAGGCTTCACCAAGAGATCGAATGCCATCTCAGGTACAAAGAGGCTTGGCCGCGGTCCAGTAGAATTACGAATAGCCGTACGGATGTCCTGGTTATCCAAGTTATGGGTAGCATCGATCGAAGCCAAAGCACGGCCGAAGATGTCGTTGAAAATATAGTAAATTCTAGCACCTCCGGACAGCTCCTTTGTTGATATATCGACTTTGGTCCCCTCAATAGATGACACAAAATCGCGGGCGAATTGTGTCATCAAGCGCAGGATAAGCGCCCCTTGCTGTTACGCGACCATCAGCGCATAGACTATATTGTAacattcaaaaaatatacttGGTTTTTGTCTCCAAAGATAGCTGAGTCACCGAATGAGTTGAGTTCCTGTTGGGCCTGCCCCATCAACGTGTTCAGTCGGGCTTTCATGTCAGGCAACTTTTCTCTGATGTGGTTTATCAAAACCTAGATAGCAGATAGGTGGGTTTATTGGCATGAGCATTGTACCTAAATTCATTGACAATGAATGACCTACCTGGTTGAGGGTCTTGGCGAGATATTTTGTACCATTTTTGTGAGCGATATTTCGGTAGGCGGGATGATTCCGGAAGAACTCAGTTTCACTCTCCAAAGCATCGGCCATGCTCTTCTCGGAATTGATATCTTGCTGGCTACGGTTGACGATACCAATGAAACCTAACTTCAATGGATAGACGCGTCCGGTAAGAATGTCAAGCGCATTTGTGCCCGCGTCCATAAGGTCGAGCTTTGTTAGAACACCAATGGTACGACGTCCTTGGGAATCGACGGAACGGGCCAACTTCAATGACTCGGAGTTGGCGAGATCGACATTAGCAGGGGACACGGCCAAGATGACGCTGAAAATAATGAGATCAAGTGACGCGAAAACAATTGCTTTCGTACCTATTGGGTTTTGAGATATAATCAAGCACGAGGTTGCGGATTTGGCGCTCGATGTCACTCGGCTGGTCTCCTACAGGGATCTGAAGAGCAATGTAAAAATTATTTACTAAAAAGAGGGCAACAGCTACGCACTTTCGTAAGCCCAGGTAGATCCACAAGTGTCAAGTCCAGTACATCTGGGCTGTATATCCGTAATGAAATAGGCAGCTTGCTAACGCCCTTGTTCTGCCCCGCTACTCGGAACGTTTCCTGTTCGATTTCCTTCCGTATTTCCGCAAAGTCGGTGAACTTCTTGTCAATGTGCAGGAATTGGCCCCATTCTCTGTAGACGGAAGACGAAGTGTCGGTAGGTTCAGGAGTGTTGATGAGCTGCAAAACAAGTGGCCTTCGAGTAACAATGCCTTGTCCTCGAGGAAGAAAATCTCGTCCAACAATTCTGTCACAGCAAATTTAATCCGGTATCATGAGCAGAATGTAGCGGTGACAACTGACGTTTCTAGGACACTGGACTTTCCCGAGGATTGACTACCAACCTTTCATAGCAAATCAGCCCACGCCATGTCAAGCAACGGATTCATGCacaagaaaaacataccACAACCAGCTGGGGCATGTCCAACTCTCCGCCTTTTACAAGCAACCGGTCAATGAACAACCCAAGAAATTTAGAAAACAAATTGCGCACCGAGATTGCTGAACGTGTCCTGCAGCTTGTTCACGAGGCGAATTAAATCATGATCCATATTGGACTATGGGGAGTGGGATATAAGGTAGTAGTAAAGAGCCAAAAAGCACCTGGCCAGAGTCCACAAGAAATAAGAGAAATACGCGTTGCCAAAGCAAGATCCAAGGGACAAGTCGACGTTACGGATTTCCTTCGGCAAACTTGTTTGTCTTTGTTGTCTTTAAAAGTTCGCGTCGTCACTGGAGTATTTATGTGGCTGTGCTGTTCTTTTCTTGTCCTCCATCGCTTAACCGACGCTGGTAAGCTTGACCATCCCAGTGCGGTGAAGAGTCTCATTGTTCATCACAGAATTCGATTCTACCTTTCAATCCCACCACTTGATATTTAACTATTTTATCTCAGAAATTGGCAAAGTGAACATCTATCTACGAAGTGCCACAACTTTGATCCACCATGCCGACGAATGGCGTACAGCAGATGCCCCATATCAGCTAATTATGGTCAGTTTCAATCAGGACTGTTTTTTTGAatgttttcctttcctttcagATATAACCTCAGCTGGCCTTCGGTCAAATTTCAATAATACATGTAAGACGATTTTGCTCTGTTTTCTTGTCATCAAGCTCACTACATTGGCAGTTACAAACTAGTGATCGCTACATCTGTAGAGGTTTATCCCTACTTCTTATTTAATGGAATCAATCATGGAATCATCGGCCATTTTTCGAAAGCATCTTATCCAACGAACCAAGTTCGAGAATGTCCACCTCGAGGCATCGGTATCCCCGTTGCCCAATTCTCAACCCACGACGCCTATGCCAACTATCCAATAACGACATTGAAGTTGAACACGTTTCACTGGTAATTATTTTCCCCGAGCTATGAAATAGCAGGGTGTCGCAAGACCTCAAACACATGAATCTTCCACAACATGTCCGAATGTACAGGTACCTCGGTCGCAATAATGGGATCGACGAATAATTTAATGCAATACAGCAAAGCTTTTGAGCGATTGGGAAGAAGCATAACAATTGTCTCTTCTAATACCTGGAAATTGAAAACACATAAAATTATACAATAGCTCGCCGCCTAGGTGCAGGCTTGCTacgttttctcttttttccttGCGAAAATTGGTTCGCGCTCTTCAGGTCTCGTCCGAGGGAGTCTTCCTTTTTCACTTGATAAATACGAACctggagaaaagaaagtcaGCAGGACAGTATATTTTCCAGAATGCATGCGGAAAGGAGATAGAAGCCAGAACGCAAAACTTACGATCCAATTTTCTGATGTGAACGCCTCATCTATGGTATTCAACACTCCTTTAGCTTTCCACGTTTACATATTCAAAATCTGATAGAGATGCGCACCAAGATAGTCTAACGTGGGTCCTACTTTAGGGATTTGTTGTTGACGGACACGGTCTGTGCCCTGGTTGCCTCCAAATAGTTCATTGAATCTAAAATCGCATAAAATCCCGTCAGTTTGAGAAAATCATGAAAGCCGATCCAACAAAGAACCCACCGATAGTACGACATCTTATACATCAAACTCTCTTTCATGGCCGTAGACGCCCTGTCGTCGATTCTGTACTCTCCTTGGGGCGTGAAGTAGTTGGGTTCTTGGATCTCATCCGGCCAGACACCTTGAGCGATACGAACCATCCATAAGAACTTGTTGATATCATCACCGGAGTATCCAATGAGACCGCCGAAGATGACGAGAACATAGTCAACATCATGTTTCCTGAGAATAGGATAAGCGACTTCTTCTGAACTTGACATGGCCTTTCCAACAGTAGCGATATGGGCTATCAAGGGggaaaaaattaaaattcaTGTCAGTTTCCATGAGAAAGAAAGCAATGGAAGATAAGGTCCGGAATGACTTACTGTTGTTCCAGGTATTGTTATCTACCAAAGTGGGTCGATCTGCCATACCAGCAATTTGATAACCGTAATCCCACCAGCTCATGATAACAGAATCCTGAGGGGTATTCTGTCGCAGCCAATAATAAGCTTCTCGGAAATCGTCGATAATGTGCTGTGACCCATCAGGATTTTGAGAGGCCAATACCACAGATGGCGATGAATAAGCATTAGATGTGACCCATGTAGAgtggaagacgaagaagaacaacatcatcatcgtgTTGAGGATGACAACAAGACGAGCATCGATTCCGAAAATCCCCTTGGGCTTAGCTACGTTTCCTTTGGCAGCAGGAGTAGAGGCAGATAAAATATCACCCAAAGCGATGCCCTGAAGTGGTGCAGCATTTGCAggtttcttgttctttttggCTGCAACTGCTGGAGAACTTCCATTAGTGCCAACTGAGGCTGCGTCATCTACTGCCTCTGTTACTGGAGGCTCGGTGGGGTCGATATACGTGTCAAGTAACGACGAAAGGGCGATGGCCGAAGCGACACACACCACAGGGGTGAGTGTCAACATCAGGCGAACCATGACACCAGCAAAATAGCTCGCCATGACGGCGTAAATGATCACAAATAGATGTTCATCTCGAAGTTCGCGGAAGCACAGAATGACACCAGCTGGGAacaagaaaatcaaaaattGCAAGTCCATGAAGAAGGAAGGCCATGCAGTCGGTTGATGCTCCGAAACTGAAGCGATAATTGGGATATATCTACATGAAACAATCAGAACGACATCCTGTAAGCAACAAAGGAAATGTCACTTTTTGGCGTAACCGGTATCCCAAAGTGAGTAGAATCGACCGGTCCAGGGAGCGATCTTCCCCTTGTAGGTCAAGAAGATGAAGGCAAAGGCCCCGAGGATTCCAGTGGCAACGACAGAACCAAAGAGGAGCTTTTGGAATTGTTGGGAGGATACATGGGTTCTCACAAGTTGGGCAAAAGCCACAATCTGCAACAGTCCGAAAACGCCTTTTGGTGCAAACCCGTTAATCAAAGAATATGACAAAAAAGCAGTTTTTCTTACCAAGTGCTCCCATATGTTCGCTTGTGCTGACAGGCTGGAATCCGACAAATGGGACCTGCATACTCGAAAGTGTACCGATCGCGTACCACGATGAATATGCAACATATAGCCTATCGGAGTAACGACCCATCAAAACTAACACCAGGGCATGCAAGGGAATCATGTTCGTGATGAAGACATATCCACCTGTATGTAATAGGTCATTAGGACGCATGTGGTTAGACAATTCCCAGAGTACGAACCCCAGGCAGCAACCATGTAGAAATAGAAAACCGCGGCAATAGTTCCAAAAAGAGCGCTTCCTTGTTTCAATGCCTTGATCCAGCAGTAGAAAGTAAACATAAGGAGGAAGATGGCAATTGCTTCGTTATCGTAGGAACCTGCCACAGAACGGGAGATGTATCCAGGGACAATACCGATGAATGCGGCAGCGAGTAATCCAGCGCTTTCATCCTTCATCTCTTTGGTGAACCTTTCGTGTCGCCACGTTAATCTTCGTTCAGATACACGACTCAAGTGCCAATGCTCACATATATGTAGCCCAAGCCGTCAACGCACTAAAACCTGGGGCCAACAATACACATACGTTCCGGATATCGACTGGAAGGTTCAAGGCGTGCAGAATATTGTATATGACCCCACTGGTTACCATTAATCCTGGGTAAACGGTACCACCCACAACACGACCCAATGGGTACCATGCCGTAGGATCAAACCAATTCCAGAATTCCTGTCAAGGTGTAAGTAGTGATCCCACGCCCAGTGTAACATAAGGCCTACATAGAACCCTTTGGCGGCCAGCACCCTGGTTGCGCGACTCCAAAAACAACTAAGTCGGTGCTAACTGCAGAAGCCAGGTTATACTCACTAGTTGAACCATGGATCACTGTTCAGAAGGTCATGAGAACAGGTGCCTGGTGATAACCGCTGCATGTAACTTACAATTCGTGAATAATACTTTCAAAGTTGATAACAGCAAATAAACGAGAGGCGATTGCGGCTCCAGAAATCAATGCAAGAGCAACAATGCGGAGCAATGACGCTGTGTTTTTGACCGTCACCGGTGAGATGTCCGAAGGGATTGGATAGGCCGTAGACATGGCCAGTGAATAGTGCGGTCTCCTCAATTAAGTGGTATTCCGGAAAAAACGACGGTGTGGTATAGAGAGAAAGGGATTTGAGATTTACACGACAGTATTCGTGAGTAACGTCGACGTGTCGATGTTTCGCTACGCGTGCCTGCTGACTCAGCAAACGCGTGCACCAAATATGGAAGTTTTCTCCTCAGTTGGAAGCACCGAATTCGAAATGCCAAGGTTATGCCAAGAGATAAGAAAATGAATATAAGATTGCACATAGATTGTTAGAAAAACATGTACGAGTCAATACGACGTTACactacaaagaaaaaaatgggtAAATCATTTGATTTTATATCCGAATTCGAGGTCAGATTGAGGTATCGCTTCCGGCTGAAGCTAGCCTCTGCCTTTTAGCTTCCTCTCGATTTCTCTCTATTCCTTTCGCTACTTCAAGGTCCCAATCAGTACCAAGCCAGACGACGCTGTACTCTCCAAGTCCAACTAAGAAGAGTGCGACTACCTGACCTGAAGACAAAATAATTAAGTCAGAGTTATGAAAAAATGGATTCAGAAAATTTTCGTACCGATCCATAATCCCTCTAAACCTAGATTGATTTTTGGGTGGAATGCCATAGTTATTCCCATTGGAAGGGCAAGAACGTAGTAAGCTACAATGTTAAAAAAAGCCCCCAAATGCTGGCGACCTTATCAGAACGTCAgattttgatatcaaagtCTCTTGATGCATACAAAATCGCACCTTGACCTCGAAGGACGCCGCCACATGAACCTGCTAGACCATCTGCCACTTGGAAAGAGGCCACAAGCGGCATTACCTTGCTCACAAGTTTCACAACGTCTATATCGTCGCTAAAAAGAAGCCCATATACCTAGCATGTAGTATTTCGTGAGATGATAAAGTGGTCTGGAATATATGAATGCTCGACGTACATCTTTGGAAGCCATCATGGCAATCATCACAAAAGTTCCTACGATGACACTGAGAAGCGCCGCAGCATGCGCCGCAATTTTTGCCCCGGTAGGAGATCGAGCACCAATGAGGTTGCCAACTCTTGTAGAAGCAGCAACACCTATTCCAAATGGAAGGGTATTAAGAACTACAATTCGTGAGTTTACAGCTAAGTTATTAAGCATATTTGACCTACTTTGGTCTGTAGTCATGATGATCGACTGCGCAGCAAGTGGAATTTCACCAAGTCTCCCAGCAGCTAGGGCGACTATCTCAAAGGCCGCCCTATATTATCAATGAAATGAGATTGATGTTGAAGTAAACAATGAGTTACATGCTTACCACTCTGTACCGACCATAAGGATTCCGGGAAGTGCTAACTTCAGAAACTCGATGCAACTTTTAAGCTCGAGAACAACCAGTAAATTGACTCCACCCCAGGTCCCATTTTCTTTGTGGGCGGTGGAAAAGCTCGTCCACACACCAAGAACAATGAAACAAAGCCAATAAGTGATAGACACCGCCACAGGAGAACCCCAGAGTCCAAGTGATGTATAATGCACTAAAATGATGTTTAGAGCGACATTAACCGGAGAAACTAGCAGCAAAACAGTCGTAGAGGCCCCCATAATACCTGTAACGAATTGTCAGCAACATGAATGATCGAGTATTTTGGGTCTTACCTTGACATTGGAGGTATTTTTTCAAACTCTCAAATCCTATGTACCCAGGTGCCCCGAGCATCAGAATGCGCAAAAATTGCTGGACATCTCGACAGAGATGATCCGGCTGTCCAAATGCGACTAATACAGGCTCGATAAACGCCCATAAGAAACAAACAGGAATAAGCAAGATCCAGAGGATGATAACACATCTTTGGAAATGTATCGATAGATCGGTTTTGTTGCTACCGCCTGTAAACGACTGGGAGCCAAGAGTATCGAGTGCCGTAGTCCCACCGAGTGCCACACACCAACCTGAAAATCAAAACGTGGGATCATCCTTATGGCAGACATGGTAATCTACTCGCCAGTGACAAAGGCGAGCATCAAGGAAAATGCCGCGACCGATAATTCATTTGGCCCCAGGCGACCCACGATCACAATAGATGCGGTTTGAATGGAATTTTGCAAGATGTAGGAAAGAATTACTGTCAAGAGATGAGGCTAGTTAAGCGATGTGCACTGGCGTTGGAGATACCTGGGATAGAGTCCCACAACAGGGACTTAAAAAGCTTAAAGTCCAACTTAATGGCGCCAGAGTCTTGGGTAACAGTTTCCACATCCGGAAAATTTGAGATAGCTGTtaaagacgacgatgaggactGTCCAGTTGGTATAGAACTAGACGCAGTAGCATTATTGTCAACAAGCAAGGGTGTATTCTCAGTCGGGAGGAAGGGGGAATCGGACATGGCGTGATGGCAATTAGAAGAGATTAAGCCGGCGCTGAAATTTTTCGTCCGTCTTCTTATGGTCCTTCATATTTGTCCTGCTTTTTATCCTCCGCACCGGCCAAGAATGGACTCGGTTTCCGGTCCTTTAACTCACAGTCCTCTATCCCTATCCATCCAAGTTAATGGATCGAtctgtatttttattttactgGGGACCGGGGGTACCTCGTTACTTGGCTTCTTGCTGATTTTTGAAGTCCATCTCAGATGCTCGTTCAAATATGGCCCAACCTTGTGGAGTCCATCACCTCAAGGCAAAACACGCCTCCAAAAAATCCTAATCTTTGCACTCTGTTCCCGCTGTCTTTCATGCCGTTACCCACAGAGGGTGATCAATGGTCATGAGGGCAAAACATGCGTCACAATTTACATGTTTCTAGAGATTTTTTTCCCGAGACACGTCCTCAGATTGTCATAAAAGGCGAGTAAAACTATTTAGAAAAACAGTCACCGGACGCCCTCATTTTATCGATCGCATTTACTCATGAAATTCTCCGTACTCCttggtttttgttttttcgtGACCACCCTCGCCCATGAGGGCCACAACCACGGCGAACAGACCCCCCTCGACTATGTAAGGTTTCCCCAACCAATCTACCGAACAAGCAATGGAGAAGGTCGGTGTATAGCTATTATCCTACTCGCAGTTTCTGTATACTAACATGACACTGCCTCTCGATGAAGTCACTGCCGACGCTATATTCTCTGGCATTACTACATTCGCCAAACTCCCTTGGGTTCAATGTCTTACCAGAGAGCGCCATATTCCATTCGACATTGCCTTCATCGGTGCCCCTTTTGTAAGCTCATCCGAGTTAAATTGGCAATTACTCTTCCTGAGTGACGACTTTCAGGACACCGGCACCAGTTACCGCCCTGGAGCTCGGTTTGGACCAGGTGAATGCAACCTTGATTGCATTCGTCTGGAAGATTATTCTGACAACGTCGCACATTTCCAGCTGGCATAAGAGCTGGATCTCGACGCTTGACTCTTTATGGCGGATACAATGTCCCTCTCGAC from Psilocybe cubensis strain MGC-MH-2018 chromosome 7, whole genome shotgun sequence encodes:
- a CDS encoding oligosaccharyl transferase stt3 subunit; its protein translation is MSTAYPIPSDISPVTVKNTASLLRIVALALISGAAIASRLFAVINFESIIHEFDPCCFWSRATRVLAAKGFYEFWNWFDPTAWYPLGRVVGGTVYPGLMVTSGVIYNILHALNLPVDIRNVCVLLAPGFSALTAWATYMFTKEMKDESAGLLAAAFIGIVPGYISRSVAGSYDNEAIAIFLLMFTFYCWIKALKQGSALFGTIAAVFYFYMVAAWGGYVFITNMIPLHALVLVLMGRYSDRLYVAYSSWYAIGTLSSMQVPFVGFQPVSTSEHMGALGVFGLLQIVAFAQLVRTHVSSQQFQKLLFGSVVATGILGAFAFIFLTYKGKIAPWTGRFYSLWDTGYAKKYIPIIASVSEHQPTAWPSFFMDLQFLIFLFPAGVILCFRELRDEHLFVIIYAVMASYFAGVMVRLMLTLTPVVCVASAIALSSLLDTYIDPTEPPVTEAVDDAASVGTNGSSPAVAAKKNKKPANAAPLQGIALGDILSASTPAAKGNVAKPKGIFGIDARLVVILNTMMMLFFFVFHSTWVTSNAYSSPSVVLASQNPDGSQHIIDDFREAYYWLRQNTPQDSVIMSWWDYGYQIAGMADRPTLVDNNTWNNTHIATVGKAMSSSEEVAYPILRKHDVDYVLVIFGGLIGYSGDDINKFLWMVRIAQGVWPDEIQEPNYFTPQGEYRIDDRASTAMKESLMYKMSYYRFNELFGGNQGTDRVRQQQIPKVGPTLDYLDEAFTSENWIVRIYQVKKEDSLGRDLKSANQFSQGKKRKRSKPAPRRRAIV
- a CDS encoding putative mitochondrial chaperone BCS1-B, which gives rise to MDAIKSMLSPLGMSTGAIQDTLKLVVIGGTVETARRASVSAWNGFVDSFFLTAHFSQDDYPYDWLMHWLAKQPSWGRSREFDITTRSVNRNGMSQSTSGDLEEEEEEEDDTTLVHGRRKRKVAFMPSLDTTHTIYYRGHWLRITRTKNFQDYSHGYALKISVVARNNDILKKLVLEAKREYEKDAEHRVHIFMADTTYGCWRWNGARQKRPMSSIVLQPGVKDMLLADCKDFLCSEEWYAERGIPFRRGYLLHGVPGSGKTSLIHSLAGELGLDIYVVSLSSKGMSDNTLTTLMGNVPSRCILLLEDLDAAFTRSVSRDSNSTGAPTAATSKEAKEAAETTDGSTLSLSGLLNSLDGVAAAEGRLLFATTNHIERLDPALSRPGRMDVWVNFTHATKWQAEGIFKCFFPYKPSTPATATSQDSSTPKDPSQQNLPLPKRKAFKHAIPLLTEEEISELAKRFAEAIPEDELSVAGLQGYLLKNKTRPRECVDEVGEWVIQERETREKLKKEKAEREAKEKKEAEEAAKKEKEEKEAKEKEEKETKEKLERKERAKAKKAREATKSDSSQATSTSSTEQTAPTATTTGEAASEATSSSSSSESETTTGVDADTEESVTSEEDEGEKSTTEEDSKKEKWVAVKPSSSTSTPATPAPATDAAP
- a CDS encoding putative transporter C11D3.06; its protein translation is MSDSPFLPTENTPLLVDNNATASSSIPTGQSSSSSLTAISNFPDVETVTQDSGAIKLDFKLFKSLLWDSIPVILSYILQNSIQTASIVIVGRLGPNELSVAAFSLMLAFVTGWCVALGGTTALDTLGSQSFTGGSNKTDLSIHFQRCVIILWILLIPVCFLWAFIEPVLVAFGQPDHLCRDVQQFLRILMLGAPGYIGFESLKKYLQCQGIMGASTTVLLLVSPVNVALNIILVHYTSLGLWGSPVAVSITYWLCFIVLGVWTSFSTAHKENGTWGGVNLLVVLELKSCIEFLKLALPGILMVGTEWAAFEIVALAAGRLGEIPLAAQSIIMTTDQILNTLPFGIGVAASTRVGNLIGARSPTGAKIAAHAAALLSVIVGTFVMIAMMASKDVYGLLFSDDIDVVKLVSKVMPLVASFQVADGLAGSCGGVLRGQGRQHLGAFFNIVAYYVLALPMGITMAFHPKINLGLEGLWIGQVVALFLVGLGEYSVVWLGTDWDLEVAKGIERNREEAKRQRLASAGSDTSI